In Mucilaginibacter auburnensis, the genomic stretch GAGTTATTTTTATTGATTTGATTAACATGTGTAATGGTTATAGGTAGTTGTAGCGTAGTAACATAAACAGCGACAGGTTTTAACCCATCGCTGTTTAACAAAAATATTTCTATTAGCTCAATTTTAACAGCACTTTCTTACCCGTTTTTACAGCTTCGTAAACAGCGTCAATAATTTTTGAGTCTTTTATGGCTTCCTCACCATCTACTGCTACAACAGGTGTTTTGCCTTCCAATAATATGCCTGCCATCTCATCCATTTGTACGGTTTGCTGCATAGGCGGCGATACTGCTTTCAATTCGCCTTTATTTGTGCGGCCCTTTAATGGCCCATAACCATTGGCCGGGTTAAGTTCAGCCCATCCCCGTTCGCCAATTAATAAAAAGCGGTCAACATAGTTCATTCCGTAGGTTGAAAGGCACTGCGCAACCGCGCCACTCGGGAAACCCATCTGGAAGGTAATGGTTTCGTCAACGCCTTCTTTGAACTTGGTAGTATCACTTTTAGGTAACTCTTGTGCGGTAACCCATATCGGGTCCTCGCCAACCATGTAACGTGCACCGTTCACAGCGTAAATGCCAATATCCATCATCGAGCCACCTCCTGCTTTTTCGCGGTCAAGGCGCCATTGGGTTGGGTCGCCAATGCGGAAGCCACCATTACCTGTAAAGTACTTTATTTTGCCAAAATCGCCGGCATTACGCATGGATATGATCTCCAGGTTTTTCGGTTCAAAGTGCATGCGGTAGCCCACCAGCAGTTTAACACCTGCTTTTTTGCAGCCATCAACTATATCCTGACTCTCTTTTGCATTGCGGCCAAGTGGCTTCTCGCAAATAACATGCTTACCGGTTGTAGCAGCGCGTAAAGCATAAGGCTTATGCAAAAAGTTAGGTACTATAACGTATATAGCATCTATATCCGGGTTGTTTTTTATGTTCTCAAAATTGCTGTAGTTATATACATTTTTGTCCGGAATGCCATATTTGCTTTGCCAATCCTTCACTTTCTCGGGCGATCCGCTTATAACACCCACCAGTTTAGCTTTTGTACTGGCTTGCAGCGCACGGGCAACAATGTTGCCATACGTGCCAATGCCCATTATAGCAACGCGTAAAACGGGGCCATCATACGGTTGGTCACTCACCTGTGCCTGGTTTTTTGCCCAGCCTGTTACGGGGCTAAATTGTACAGCCAAAGCAGATAGGCCCAGCTTTTGTAAAAAATTTCTGCGAGAATTCATTGATTTATAGGTTAATTGGGTTTACCAATATTACGCATTATGCTTTAAAAACGGAAAACCTATCTTAATTGTTAGCATGAGTAAATAAAAAAGGCTAACCCGGTTTAAATGGGTTAGCCTCTGCAATTATCAGCTTACGCTAAATTAATTATCTGTTATTCAAAGAAAGGAACGCCTGGGGTAGCATATTTCTTCATACCTTCAACGTTAACGTCAACACCAATACCTGGTTTGTCTAAAACGGTCATGAAGCCTTTTTCAACAAATGGTTTGTCAAAAATAACCATCTCTTTCCACGCAGCGTCAGTATCTGATTTTGTTTGCCACTCCATGATCTGGAAGTTAGGCACAGCGGCACAAACGTGTGCAGTTGCCATAGCACCAACCATGGTACCTACCATGTGCGGAGAGAATGGCGTGTAGTACGCGTTAGCCATAGAAGCAATGCGCTGCCCTTCGCCTAAACCACCACACTTTTGCAGATCGGGCATAATGATGTCAACCATATGCTCAGACAGTAAGCGGGTAAAGCCGTAAGTTAAGTACACGTTCTCGCCACAGCAAATTGGAGTTGAAGTTTCGGCACTGATTGATTTGTAAACCTCAGCGTTGTCAGCAGGGATCGGTTCTTCTAACCACATCAGGTTATAAGGCTCTAATGCCTTAGCAACACGGCGAGCGGTAGGGGCGTCATAACGACCGTGCATATCGCAAGCAATGTCCATTTTATTGCCAACTTGTTTTCTGGCTGCTTCAACGCAGGAAACCATTCTTTCAACTTCACCTAAGCCGGCAGTCCAGTTAGTACGGTCAAATTTGTTTGGGTCGTTAGCCTCGTCAAGGTCAAACTTACAAGCTGTATAACCACGGTTAAGCACGTCTTGAGCAGCTTTAGCAAAGTTTTCAGGGGTTTTACCACCACCCGAATAAAACTCGGTGTCGCAATATACACGCACTTTGTCGCGGAATTTGCCACCCAGTAACTGGTGGATAGGTAAGCCAAGTGCTTTACCGGTTAAATCCCACAGCGCGCATTCTAATGCTGTTAACGTTGCAACAAATGCACCAGACTGTGCACCGCCAAAAACGCCGCCTTTACGTACTTGCTCAAAAATTACGTTAGGTTTTAGCGGGTTTCCTCTCATTACGCTGCCAGCCATACGCTTTAACAAATAGTAGCTGCCGACACTGGCGTCTACTGATTCGCCCCAGCCTGTTATGCCCTGATTTGTTTCTAATTTAACAAACATTCCGCCAAACCTGTTATAAGCACATTTAACAGCAGTTACTCTTAAATCAGCAGGAGCCGACATCATTGAGGTTCTTTCTTTCGCATCTTCTAAACCGTTTCCGAAAGTTTTTATCAACGGCGTTGAAGCTAAAGCCGCGGCACTTACTCCTGCTTTAGTTAAAAATGAACGCCTGTTTTGTTGTGTTGACATGGTTATTGAGTTTTTGATTTTAATTGATTTATATTTTAGTTTAATGGTTTAGTGTACGTTAGCTACATCGGCCGCAGCAATAATTTCTTCCACTTGAGCTTTCGCTACCGGTAGTTTTATTTTTTTGTCTTTAACAGCAGCTTTTAACCATGCAAGATAGTCTTCTCTGATAGGAGCAGGCCAGTTGGCATCCATCTGTCCGGCGGTATATTTGCCTTCAGCCGTACGGATGTGAGCGAACATATCCTCTAAACGTGTTCTTTCTGATGCTTTAACTACTTTCTCTGCTAAGTGTGGAGGTATAAAAATAACAACACCTTGTTTACCTAATACAACGTCGCCTGGCATAACAGTTACCTGACGGATACGGGTTGGTTTATTAACACCCATAATCATGGTATTTTGGTCACTGCCCGGATTATGGTAGCTTGGTGAATAGCTGTCAACGTATGATGTAAAGCCACCTAATTCTTTTAACCCTTCAAGGTCTCTGATTGCGCCATTGTAAACAATACCAGTACCGGTTCTTTTATAAATGTCAGCTGCTACACGGTCGCCAATGGTTGGTCCGTTTTTGTGCAAGCCAAACTGGTCGGCTACATAAACGTCTCCTTTTTGCAATTGTTCAACGCCCCATACGTTTTGTGCACGGCGACCTTCTTTTTTACCACGCTCATCAATTGCTTTCCACATATCAGGGCGATAAGGCATGAAAGTAACGGTAAGTGCACGGCCACACAATACGCTATCTGGGTTTATTTTAATATTCCAATCTTCAGCCAATTGGTAGTTGAAACGTGAACCACCCATCGTAGCCCATGCTTCTTCAATACTTACCGACTTCATACGCTGAATGATATCCTCCGGTACTTTTGGACGGCCGTCAGGAAAGCGTTCGCCTTTCCACTCAGGGGTAAGGAAAATTAACTCATCTCTATCAGCCTGATTAACTTGCGGTTGTGCAGGAGCCTGCGCCGCAGTTTGGGCAGAAACTTTAACAGATGCACTAAGCAAAAGCGCAAGCGCAACTATTGTAAGGTTTGTCTTCTTCATGATTTAATAATTGGTTAAATAATTATGGCCTCTAAACTACATAATAAATTAACACCTGCTTTTATAGTTAACGTAAAAATTTTAGGATAAAAGAAATATCATAAATTGCCCTCAAAACGATCGTATAGACAATAAGTGTAAGAGAAAAATAAACTACCATTTGTAAACAGTGTTGATTTTTGCACAAAAACACTAACTTCGGCGTTGCATAATTTGCATTATTTACCGCCAAGCCTGTTACAATAAACCAATTAATCAAGCTTAAATATTTGATCTTAAATGAATCAGTTGTTGCTACAACAGGAAACATCAAAAGAACTGGCTGACTTTCCGCATATTAAAGAGTTTGCCTACAAAAAAAATACAACCATTCAACTCAACTCATTCAATGTTGGGTTAATGGATGGCATTGGTATTTATTATGTTTTAGAAGGCAAGCATAATTGGGTAATTGGGTCTACCGAGCATACTTTATATCCGGGTGATATTGCAGTGATACTGCCCGGTGAAAACTTCGGTGGTAAAAACAACATTCTTAACATTGGCTCATTAATGTGGGTTAGGCTTGATGTGCATAGCCGCAAACAATTAATAGGAGACTGGAGCCAGTTGACTAAAAAGGAACGTCATTCGCTTGAGCAGATCTTATCAGTAAACAAAGATTTACTTGTACTTAATATTAAAGAAGCGCAACCCTTGTTTTTTGAGTTGAAACACGAGCTTCAGCATGCCGAAGTTGGCTTTAGCACCCGTGTTGCACAATTGCTTGATCATTTATTTATTATAATATGCCGCCAACTCATCAGGCAAAACCACTCTCGCAGGGATTTTCCAACCACTTTTTTACGGCTTGAACAAACATTGCGTCAAAACCTGGCCCGCCAATGGACGGTGGAAGAAATGGCAGCTTTTGCTGGCATGGGCACTACTGCATTTACCGAGAAGGTAAAAAACTACTCCGGTTTCTCGCCGTTAAACTACCTTATAAACCTGCGTATTACAGAAGCTATAAAGCTTTTAAAGCGTGGGGAGGTGAATGTTACTGATATAGCATTAGCTATTGGCTTCTACTCATCGCAGCACTTTTCAACTACGTTTAAAAAGCTTACAGGATACACCCCAAGCGAGTTCAGAAAAAATAACCTCACCTTTAATCAGCAGCAATAAAATGAACAGTATAGTAGCCATTGAATTAGGAACCAACGCGGTGCGCATATTCGCGTTTGATCTGATGGGCAATATTATTGGTTTTGCAAAAGGACATTATCCAACGTTTCATGAGGGGCCGGATAATAGTGAGCAAGATCCCGAGCAGGTGTTTATTACCATGCTTTATGTACTGAAGAATTTGCTGAATGATACGCTTTACCCGCAGAAGTGTGTGGTAGGTTGTATTTGTTTTAGCGGATCGATGCACAGCTTGCTTACGGTTGATAAGGATGGCGTTCCCTTGGGTAATGTGATAACATGGGCTGATAACCGTGGGAAGGAAACAGCTGTAGAATTAAAAGAGTCAGAATTAGGCCGTACCATATACGAAGCTACAGGTACCCCAATACACCCAATGTCGTCAATGGTAAAAATTGCCTGGCTTAGAAACAATGATCCTGATCGTTTTAAAAAAACAAGCAAATATTTGCCGGTTAAAAGTTACATTCTGCAACAACTCACAGGTTCGTGCATAATAGACTATAGTATAGCCTCGGCAACAGGGCTAATGAATATTCATAGCTTAACATGGGATGATACCGCGCTTGAGTTTGCCGGTATAAGCGCTGGTAAGCTGCCACAACTGGTGCCTGTATTTTACTCAGAAGCCAAACTTAAAAAAGAGTATCAAAAAGCATTGCGGCTACAGCCGGATGTAAAGATAATTATAGGCTCAAGCGACGGCTGCCTTGCCACATTAGGCGCGGGTGTTTGGGAAGAGGGTAAGGCTACCATAACAATTGAAGATAGCGGTGCATTTAGGGTAATTGGAGATAAAATAATTAAAGATCATAATAAACAGATATTTAACTATCTGCTCACCAAAGAGCATATTGTAAGCGGTGGGCCTACTAATAGCGGCGGCGTTATTTTTGAATGGTTTACCAAGCGTTTTGGCGATTTTAAAAAGGCGTTTGATATTGACCACTCCATGGGTAACCTTATAAGGGAGGCAGCAGAAGTGACGGTTGGGTCAGATGGGTTGTTGTTTTTACCGTATTTATTAGGAGAACGTGCGCCAATCTGGAATGCTAACGCAAAGGGCTGTTATTTCGGTATAAATATAAGGCATGAGCGTAAGCACTTTATCAGAGCCACTATTGAAGGTATTTTATATGAAATGTACAGCATTGGAAAAACGCTCGAGAACCACAGAGCAATTGATAGTCTTTCGGTTAATGGAAGCTTCGCATCTATACCATTTTGTACGCAGATTATCGCAGATATTTTTAATAAGCCGGTGAGTACGGTGAGTCATGGCGACACCATTGGTGCGGGGGCGTTTTTACTAAGCGCTACCGAAATGGGAATGTATAAAAATCTGCGCGAGGCTTCAAATACAATAAAAATGCATCAGATCTTTTTGCCAAATGCTAACGATCATGCCATTTACAGGCAGTATTTTACAGTGTTTGAAAGCCTGATTGAAAAAATCGGAGGAGAATTTGATGCTATTTCCAATTTACAAAATTTGAAATAAAGTGTTTGAAATTTCCATATTGCTAATTTTTTACATCTCTTGTTGTAAAAAAAACAATAATAAAACAGTAAAAATAAATATAAAATAATTCGATTTTTTATCCTATGGTTAACTAAAACGAAATAGCTAGTGTTTTTTTGTGTAAAATTCACCGCTGGGTTTATTTAGTAGACTTAATTATCAAAATTGGCATTATTTGTAACAAAACTATTATAAACGATAAACCGGTTTTTTAATTTGCTAGAACGCCGTTGGAAATAGTAACAATTGTGATGCTGTTTTTTGATTGGACGATTTAATGTTAGATTTAAAAATTATAAACCGCTTATTTTTTTTCATTTTATTGGCAAAGGACCTGCAATTAGGTGGTTTTGGTTGCATAGGGGTTATGCATCAGTTCGTATCAGCAATGTTATTTATTGTTGTTGCGCAGGTTAGGTGTGGTAGTAAAGTTTGGCTCAGTTAAAATTTAGTTATAAACAATTATTAGTAACCAAAACAATTAAATATGAATAAAGAAATACGTTAACTATCATGGTAGCGAGATCTCGCAAAACCTAAAAAGGCCTCTACCAAAATGGTCAGATTTTGATAAAGGCACCAATCAAAAATTATAGTCATTGATTTTAATCCAAAATTATGAAAAAAAGAAGAGGAACACCTTCATACAATAGTATTGTTACCGGTGTTTTCGCAGTACTTTTATGTGCGTCTTCTGCGCAGGCAGAAAATAACACGAACAGTAATGCAGCGGCTCTTGGACCTTTAGCCAAGCTTGCTGCCGCAAACGTTTTAGTAAAACCCGTGCCGGCAAAGACAGTTACCGGTAAAGTTGTTGATAGTAAAGGCGAGGCGCTGATAGGCGTAAGCATAGCTGAACAAGGAACAACCAAAGGTGTTGTTACCGATGCCGATGGTAATTACAGCATATCTGTTGAAGGAAATAATTCAATTTTAGTATTTACTTATATAGGCTACGAAACACAGAGCCAAACTGTAGGAGCGCGCACGGTAATTAACGTAACGCTACAAAACAAAAGCAGTAACCTTGAAGAGGTTGTGGTAACAGCCTTAGGTATAAAACGCGAATCAAAGAAGCTGGGTTATGCTGCAACAACAGCTAATGTTGAAGAGATTCAACAAAACCGTACCACTAACGTAATGTCATCTTTAGAGGGTAAAGTTGCGGGTTTGAACATTTCTCCGCCAGCTGCTGGTCCGGGTTCAAGTACCCGTATCCGCTTACGTGGTCAGGCTGCATTTAACGGTGCAACTAACTCTCCGTTGATTGTAGTAAACGGTTTGCCTATGGATCAGGGCGAACAAAGTGTTGGTCCAAATAATACAACAGACCGCGGTGACGCGCTTCAACAAATTAACCAGGATGATATTGAATCATTCACCGTATTGAAAGGTTCAACTGCAGCTGCGTTATATGGTTCAAGAGCGGCTAACGGAGCAATTATCATTACTACAAAAAGCGGAGCAAAGAATACCAAATTTGGCGTAGAGTTTACTTCAAATTTTGCTGCAGATCAGGTATTGGATTACAACCGTTATCAAATGATTTATGGTAATGGTGTTTGGGATGCAACAAAATTAAGTGGAAGAAAGCCAGCCAGTCAGGGCGAGTCTGTTACATACGGTGCCCAAACATGGGGTGCTAAATATGATGGTTCACCGGTTACCTACTTTGATGGCAGCACCGGAACATATTCTCCAAATCCAAATCGTATTACTGAATATTACAGAACGGGTACATCATTCAACAATGCTTTAGCACTTTCGGGTGGTAACGCAAGCACCAGTTTCAGATTGTCTTATTCAAATCAAGATGCAAAGGGAATCTCTCCTGTCAACGATTACCACAAGAAAATTGCTAACCTTGGTTTGAACAGTAAGATCACTGAAAAATTAACACTTACTTTTAACCTTAACTATACTAACGAGGTAAATAATAATCCACCTCAGGTGGGTTTTCAGGGTGCAGGTGCTCCTAACTTCTTATACCGTATGAGCCCGGCAATTCCGTTAAGGTTGTTTAGAGACAGCGCGGTTAACCCTGCAACTTTAAGCGAAGCTCAAACATCAGGTTTTCAAACAACTTTACTTAACCCGTACTACTCAAACCCTCGCCAGTTTTTGGTAAGGAAAGCAGATCGTTTTCTATCAACAACTACTGCAAGATATGATTTCTTTAAATTCTTATACTTACAAGGCAGGGTAGCGTTTGATTATAACAGTGCTTTAAATGAGGGCAACACGCCACATGGTGTTGGTGCCTCAAACTTGTTGCAGAATGGTACAGGTCCTGCTTACAGCGGTAGCTATAACGTTAATACCAACTGGCAGCGTAACATGAACTACGATTTCTTGTTGGGAACCAATAACCAAAGATTTGGTGATTTTTCAGCTGAGTTAACTTTAGGTGGTAATATTCGTGACGATCGTGGTAGTGGTGTTAGAGCTTCAACTGCTAACGGTTTAATTGTGAAAGACCTTTACTCAATTGAAAATGGTGTTCAAAAGAACGTAAACTACGACTTTAACAGACAACAGGTAAACTCACTTTATGGTGTGGCAGACTTTGGTTATAAAAGCTTCTTATACTTAACCATTACAGATCGTGTTGACTGGTTCTCTGTTTTAACGCCCCCATCATTCATAATTTCTAACCCAAAAAACTCAGTTAACTATCCATCAGTAAGCGGTAGCTTTGTGTTCTCGGAATTATTACCAAATGTAAAATGGTTAAATTACGGTAAATTAAGAGCGAGTTATGCACGTACTGGTAGTGCCGGAGGTATAAACAATTTTTCGAGTCAGCTTGGTTACAGCTTAAATGCTAACCCTTTCACTGCAAACGGATATAGCTACACCTTGGGGAACTTTAACGCCAATTATCCAAACCCTTTTGTTACGCCATTTGACGTAATTGAAAAAGAGATTGGTTTAGAAGTTAAAACCTTAAACAGTCGTTTAAATTTTGACGTTGCCGTATATCATAAAAGCTCTCAAAATCAAATATTAAACACACCTCTTTCTGCTGCTTCAGGCTTTACCACAAGGCCAGTTAACATTGGTAACTTGCGTAATAAAGGTATTGAGGTGTTAATTGACGGTACACCAATTAAAACCGCCAATTTTACCTGGAATACATCAATGAACGCGGCTTATAACGAGAGCCTTGTTTTAAAATTAGCCGATGGGCAAACCACTCAGGTAGTAAACGCTTTCAATGCTAATGGTAACGAGTTTTTAGGTAAATTAAGTTATGTAGTTGGTATGGCTATGAACCAATTACAGTCGCCTACTTATCTGAGAAATGCTGCCGGACAAATATTGGTTACAAAAGACGGTGCGTTATTAGCAACTAAATATGATGTTAATTTTGGACAGGCGGACCCTAAATGGACCGGTGGTTGGAATAACACATTCCGCTACAAGCGATTAAGCTTGTTGGTGCATATCGATTATAAATTTGGTGGTAAAATGTTTTCATCAACGGCACTTAACGGTTTAAGACAAGGTTTAACTCAGGCCTCATTAGTTGGTCGTGAAGGTGGTGTGAAATTCCCTGGTATAATTTATGATCCAACTGGTGGTCCAGGTGGCACACCCGGCCCAACAAATGGCACAAACAATGCCGACAGGGCTGTTGGTGTTGTTCCTTCAACATTCTATGCAGACTACCGTACATTACAGATTGCCGACCCATTTGTATTTAAAAGTGATTTTGTTAAGCTGAGAAATATTACAGTGAGCTATGACTTTAGTGACATGCTTAAAAATGTTAAATACATAAAAGGAATAAGCGTATCTGCGTTTGTACGTAACGTTGCAATACTTCATAAAGACGTTCCGGATATTGATCCTGAGGCAATGGCCTCTACAGGCGATTCAAGGTTGGGTTATGAGCAAAGTACCATACCCACAACCCGCACATTTGGCCTTAACTTAAATGTTAAATTCTAAAATTGAACATGATGAAAAAATTGAATAGTATAAAATTTTTATTTGCAGCTACCGCGGTTTTAGCGTTTGGTAGTTGCGATAAGGGTTTTGTTGAAAAAAATCAGAGTCCGTATCAACAAACCAGTATTGATCCGGCAATATTGTTAAGTACAGCCCAGCGTAACGTTAGTACCGGAAGCTGGGAAGTTGAATCAACCATTGTGCAACAATTTGTTAACGTTTTTGACGGCGGTGTAACTTCAGGTTTTCAGTTCAACTTAATAGGAGGTGCTGATACTTACAACGTTTTAAGATGGAACCAAATGTTTAGCGGCGGGGGCCAGGTGGGTACGATCAGGATGTTAGACCGTGCACTTGACCTGGCTAAAGCGGAACCAATACAAAGGAATAATCTGATTCAAATGATCAGAATATTGCGTGCAATGAATTACATGATATTAGTTGACACTTATGGTGATGTGCCTTACAGCGAAGCTAATAAAGCTTATTCAGCAACTAATAATACTACGCCTAAATATGATAAGGCAGCTGATATTTATACAGATTTGTATAAAGAACTGAAAGAAGCAAGAGCCGCTTTAGTAGTTGGTACAACTGCTACTAATTCAACTAATGCTGTGCCATTTGACATATTTTTTGGAACCGGTTACCTTACAACACAGGCCTCTGTACAAATACCTAAATGGCAACGCTTTGCTGGAAGTTTACTGTTACGTATGGGCATGCGTTATTCTAAAATAGACGCTAACAAAGCGCAAACTATAATAGCAGACGCTTTATCAGGTGCCGGTGTAATTGCATCTAATGCTGACAATGTTATGGTACCATTTAACAGCAC encodes the following:
- a CDS encoding mandelate racemase/muconate lactonizing enzyme family protein; the protein is MSTQQNRRSFLTKAGVSAAALASTPLIKTFGNGLEDAKERTSMMSAPADLRVTAVKCAYNRFGGMFVKLETNQGITGWGESVDASVGSYYLLKRMAGSVMRGNPLKPNVIFEQVRKGGVFGGAQSGAFVATLTALECALWDLTGKALGLPIHQLLGGKFRDKVRVYCDTEFYSGGGKTPENFAKAAQDVLNRGYTACKFDLDEANDPNKFDRTNWTAGLGEVERMVSCVEAARKQVGNKMDIACDMHGRYDAPTARRVAKALEPYNLMWLEEPIPADNAEVYKSISAETSTPICCGENVYLTYGFTRLLSEHMVDIIMPDLQKCGGLGEGQRIASMANAYYTPFSPHMVGTMVGAMATAHVCAAVPNFQIMEWQTKSDTDAAWKEMVIFDKPFVEKGFMTVLDKPGIGVDVNVEGMKKYATPGVPFFE
- a CDS encoding SusD/RagB family nutrient-binding outer membrane lipoprotein — translated: MMKKLNSIKFLFAATAVLAFGSCDKGFVEKNQSPYQQTSIDPAILLSTAQRNVSTGSWEVESTIVQQFVNVFDGGVTSGFQFNLIGGADTYNVLRWNQMFSGGGQVGTIRMLDRALDLAKAEPIQRNNLIQMIRILRAMNYMILVDTYGDVPYSEANKAYSATNNTTPKYDKAADIYTDLYKELKEARAALVVGTTATNSTNAVPFDIFFGTGYLTTQASVQIPKWQRFAGSLLLRMGMRYSKIDANKAQTIIADALSGAGVIASNADNVMVPFNSTDNNPLNGGPRGTNPYYYYLYEPFVNQLKSTNDPRGKYIAAYYNEPNVINGIPQDTVLANQFGFPVGYNNSTILTKSDFKGNAQKGAGFRYSQLNYFVFGSNTAPIFVCTYSQTQLLLAEAAFRGWVTGSAETFYNNGIRASMDEYPLYPNAAAIPANAYNAYIAQPSVAFTGGNELQKINTQYWLASLGNQAEAFANFRRSGYPALTPNPMGTPLPASTGGFARRVPYPLIERSVNQASYQAAVASMGGDDVTQRLFWDKQ
- a CDS encoding Gfo/Idh/MocA family protein, with product MNSRRNFLQKLGLSALAVQFSPVTGWAKNQAQVSDQPYDGPVLRVAIMGIGTYGNIVARALQASTKAKLVGVISGSPEKVKDWQSKYGIPDKNVYNYSNFENIKNNPDIDAIYVIVPNFLHKPYALRAATTGKHVICEKPLGRNAKESQDIVDGCKKAGVKLLVGYRMHFEPKNLEIISMRNAGDFGKIKYFTGNGGFRIGDPTQWRLDREKAGGGSMMDIGIYAVNGARYMVGEDPIWVTAQELPKSDTTKFKEGVDETITFQMGFPSGAVAQCLSTYGMNYVDRFLLIGERGWAELNPANGYGPLKGRTNKGELKAVSPPMQQTVQMDEMAGILLEGKTPVVAVDGEEAIKDSKIIDAVYEAVKTGKKVLLKLS
- a CDS encoding SusC/RagA family TonB-linked outer membrane protein; the protein is MKKRRGTPSYNSIVTGVFAVLLCASSAQAENNTNSNAAALGPLAKLAAANVLVKPVPAKTVTGKVVDSKGEALIGVSIAEQGTTKGVVTDADGNYSISVEGNNSILVFTYIGYETQSQTVGARTVINVTLQNKSSNLEEVVVTALGIKRESKKLGYAATTANVEEIQQNRTTNVMSSLEGKVAGLNISPPAAGPGSSTRIRLRGQAAFNGATNSPLIVVNGLPMDQGEQSVGPNNTTDRGDALQQINQDDIESFTVLKGSTAAALYGSRAANGAIIITTKSGAKNTKFGVEFTSNFAADQVLDYNRYQMIYGNGVWDATKLSGRKPASQGESVTYGAQTWGAKYDGSPVTYFDGSTGTYSPNPNRITEYYRTGTSFNNALALSGGNASTSFRLSYSNQDAKGISPVNDYHKKIANLGLNSKITEKLTLTFNLNYTNEVNNNPPQVGFQGAGAPNFLYRMSPAIPLRLFRDSAVNPATLSEAQTSGFQTTLLNPYYSNPRQFLVRKADRFLSTTTARYDFFKFLYLQGRVAFDYNSALNEGNTPHGVGASNLLQNGTGPAYSGSYNVNTNWQRNMNYDFLLGTNNQRFGDFSAELTLGGNIRDDRGSGVRASTANGLIVKDLYSIENGVQKNVNYDFNRQQVNSLYGVADFGYKSFLYLTITDRVDWFSVLTPPSFIISNPKNSVNYPSVSGSFVFSELLPNVKWLNYGKLRASYARTGSAGGINNFSSQLGYSLNANPFTANGYSYTLGNFNANYPNPFVTPFDVIEKEIGLEVKTLNSRLNFDVAVYHKSSQNQILNTPLSAASGFTTRPVNIGNLRNKGIEVLIDGTPIKTANFTWNTSMNAAYNESLVLKLADGQTTQVVNAFNANGNEFLGKLSYVVGMAMNQLQSPTYLRNAAGQILVTKDGALLATKYDVNFGQADPKWTGGWNNTFRYKRLSLLVHIDYKFGGKMFSSTALNGLRQGLTQASLVGREGGVKFPGIIYDPTGGPGGTPGPTNGTNNADRAVGVVPSTFYADYRTLQIADPFVFKSDFVKLRNITVSYDFSDMLKNVKYIKGISVSAFVRNVAILHKDVPDIDPEAMASTGDSRLGYEQSTIPTTRTFGLNLNVKF
- a CDS encoding RraA family protein; protein product: MKKTNLTIVALALLLSASVKVSAQTAAQAPAQPQVNQADRDELIFLTPEWKGERFPDGRPKVPEDIIQRMKSVSIEEAWATMGGSRFNYQLAEDWNIKINPDSVLCGRALTVTFMPYRPDMWKAIDERGKKEGRRAQNVWGVEQLQKGDVYVADQFGLHKNGPTIGDRVAADIYKRTGTGIVYNGAIRDLEGLKELGGFTSYVDSYSPSYHNPGSDQNTMIMGVNKPTRIRQVTVMPGDVVLGKQGVVIFIPPHLAEKVVKASERTRLEDMFAHIRTAEGKYTAGQMDANWPAPIREDYLAWLKAAVKDKKIKLPVAKAQVEEIIAAADVANVH
- a CDS encoding gluconokinase, whose translation is MNSIVAIELGTNAVRIFAFDLMGNIIGFAKGHYPTFHEGPDNSEQDPEQVFITMLYVLKNLLNDTLYPQKCVVGCICFSGSMHSLLTVDKDGVPLGNVITWADNRGKETAVELKESELGRTIYEATGTPIHPMSSMVKIAWLRNNDPDRFKKTSKYLPVKSYILQQLTGSCIIDYSIASATGLMNIHSLTWDDTALEFAGISAGKLPQLVPVFYSEAKLKKEYQKALRLQPDVKIIIGSSDGCLATLGAGVWEEGKATITIEDSGAFRVIGDKIIKDHNKQIFNYLLTKEHIVSGGPTNSGGVIFEWFTKRFGDFKKAFDIDHSMGNLIREAAEVTVGSDGLLFLPYLLGERAPIWNANAKGCYFGINIRHERKHFIRATIEGILYEMYSIGKTLENHRAIDSLSVNGSFASIPFCTQIIADIFNKPVSTVSHGDTIGAGAFLLSATEMGMYKNLREASNTIKMHQIFLPNANDHAIYRQYFTVFESLIEKIGGEFDAISNLQNLK
- a CDS encoding AraC family transcriptional regulator; this encodes MNQLLLQQETSKELADFPHIKEFAYKKNTTIQLNSFNVGLMDGIGIYYVLEGKHNWVIGSTEHTLYPGDIAVILPGENFGGKNNILNIGSLMWVRLDVHSRKQLIGDWSQLTKKERHSLEQILSVNKDLLVLNIKEAQPLFFELKHELQHAEVGFSTRVAQLLDHLFIIICRQLIRQNHSRRDFPTTFLRLEQTLRQNLARQWTVEEMAAFAGMGTTAFTEKVKNYSGFSPLNYLINLRITEAIKLLKRGEVNVTDIALAIGFYSSQHFSTTFKKLTGYTPSEFRKNNLTFNQQQ